One segment of Curtobacterium poinsettiae DNA contains the following:
- the nhaA gene encoding Na+/H+ antiporter NhaA, giving the protein MSSLVRSPRFSAIALLTAAVLGLVVANSPIGPGLERLLDAHLPLGALGLDLSIAHWISDGLLAVFFLLVAIELKQELVDGELSNPKTAIIPAIAAVGGVLVPAGIFLLVTAGTTYTHGWPIPTATDIAFALGVLAMFGRGLPSGIRVFLLALAVLDDLIAIIIIAVVFAHDTDFLALVGAVVALAAFWLLGRMLRPGRSGQTLIIVVMVLVGLVTWWLVYHSGVHATIAGVALGLVLPRRPGHTLHENVEPWSNAVVLPVFAFASAAVVIPAVGISELSPTFWAVVVALPVGKVIGITLFGTIATRIFRSPGRSSLSFFSIITVGVLGGIGFTVSLLMNKLAFARNEEILDEGVLAVLVGSGIAIVASAVVVTLRARAYRARRELSEAEYTE; this is encoded by the coding sequence ATGTCGTCCCTCGTCCGCTCTCCCCGCTTCAGCGCCATCGCGCTCCTCACCGCCGCCGTGCTCGGCCTGGTCGTGGCGAACTCCCCGATCGGCCCCGGCCTCGAACGGCTGCTCGACGCGCACCTGCCGCTCGGTGCCCTCGGCCTCGACCTGTCGATCGCGCACTGGATCAGCGACGGTCTGCTCGCGGTCTTCTTCCTGCTCGTCGCCATCGAGCTCAAGCAGGAACTCGTCGACGGCGAGCTGTCGAACCCCAAGACCGCGATCATCCCCGCCATCGCGGCGGTCGGCGGGGTGCTCGTCCCGGCCGGCATCTTCCTGCTCGTCACCGCGGGCACGACGTACACGCACGGGTGGCCGATCCCGACGGCGACGGACATCGCGTTCGCGCTCGGGGTGCTCGCCATGTTCGGCCGCGGGCTGCCGAGCGGCATCCGGGTGTTCCTGCTCGCGCTGGCTGTGCTGGACGACCTCATCGCGATCATCATCATCGCCGTGGTGTTCGCCCACGACACCGACTTCCTGGCCCTCGTGGGTGCCGTGGTCGCGCTCGCGGCGTTCTGGCTGCTCGGCCGCATGCTCCGCCCGGGGCGCAGCGGCCAGACGCTGATCATCGTGGTGATGGTCCTGGTGGGGCTCGTGACGTGGTGGCTCGTGTACCACTCCGGTGTGCACGCCACGATCGCCGGCGTCGCCCTCGGTCTCGTGCTCCCCCGCCGCCCTGGCCACACCCTGCACGAGAACGTCGAACCGTGGTCGAACGCCGTCGTGCTTCCGGTGTTCGCGTTCGCATCGGCCGCCGTCGTCATCCCCGCGGTCGGCATCAGCGAGCTCTCCCCCACGTTCTGGGCGGTCGTCGTCGCCCTGCCGGTCGGCAAGGTCATCGGCATCACGCTGTTCGGCACGATCGCCACGCGGATCTTCCGCTCGCCCGGCCGCTCGTCGCTGTCGTTCTTCTCGATCATCACCGTCGGTGTGCTCGGCGGCATCGGGTTCACGGTGTCGCTGCTCATGAACAAACTGGCGTTCGCCCGCAACGAGGAGATCCTCGACGAGGGCGTCCTCGCCGTGCTCGTCGGATCGGGCATCGCGATCGTCGCGTCGGCGGTCGTCGTCACCCTCCGGGCGCGCGCCTACCGCGCACGCCGCGAGCTGTCCGAGGCCGAATACACCGAGTAG
- a CDS encoding MazG family protein, translating into MTAVPDLVTVVDRLLAEDGGCVWNRAQTHASLARYAVEESYELVDAVDDGDPDDVREELGDLLYQVVLHAGIAARAGDFTLEDVAAGVRDKMTRRHPHVFGDETADTVEDVVRVWRAAKAAEKASRRSAFDGVPRAMPPLERAVKLLERLEERGDADAVVASVVGVGSGAGLEARGASAAPAADDGVGTVDAEWGRAVLGEVAAAAGRGVDPVASLRAAVSALEEAGRAVE; encoded by the coding sequence ATGACCGCCGTACCCGACCTCGTGACCGTCGTCGACCGCCTGCTCGCCGAGGACGGCGGGTGCGTCTGGAACCGGGCGCAGACCCACGCCTCGCTCGCCCGCTACGCCGTCGAGGAGTCGTACGAACTCGTCGACGCCGTCGACGACGGCGACCCGGACGACGTCCGCGAGGAACTCGGCGACCTGCTCTACCAGGTGGTCCTGCACGCGGGGATCGCCGCCCGGGCGGGGGACTTCACCCTCGAGGACGTCGCCGCCGGGGTCCGGGACAAGATGACCCGGCGGCACCCGCACGTGTTCGGGGACGAGACCGCGGACACCGTCGAGGACGTCGTCCGGGTCTGGCGTGCGGCCAAGGCGGCCGAGAAGGCGAGTCGGCGGAGTGCGTTCGACGGGGTGCCGCGGGCGATGCCGCCCCTGGAGCGTGCGGTGAAGCTGCTGGAACGCCTGGAGGAACGTGGGGACGCCGACGCGGTCGTCGCGTCCGTCGTCGGCGTCGGTTCCGGCGCTGGCCTGGAGGCCCGTGGTGCGTCCGCCGCGCCGGCTGCGGACGACGGGGTGGGGACGGTCGACGCCGAGTGGGGGCGAGCGGTGCTCGGGGAGGTCGCGGCGGCGGCAGGACGCGGGGTGGACCCGGTCGCGAGTCTGCGGGCCGCCGTGTCAGCGCTGGAGGAGGCCGGTCGCGCTGTGGAGTGA
- the hisS gene encoding histidine--tRNA ligase, whose translation MATTVTAPRGMRDFLPADKARREHVLGVVRDVYSRHGFDEIETPVVEDAARLHSGLGGDNEKLAFAVMKRGLTTDDLRAAEAPLDLADLGLRFDLTVPLARFYASHRAELPSVFRSVQIAPVWRAERPQKGRYRQFVQCDIDILGEPGQLAEIELIRATTAALDALGVSGTTIRINDRRILLALLASWGITGTAAADRALITIDKLDKIGADGVAAELRSTVGADLPGLEETIRALEAADWTSVEGAPWLDAEAFADLLRLREALPGVDLRFDPTLVRGMGYYTGTIFEVAHPDFGYSLGGGGRYDGMIGRFLGQDVPAVGFSLGFERLVDLVTLPESAEADAVVLVYDKDVDPVRLAALKTEAMASHRRVRLERRTKNTKNLLAGLAAQGFTAFATVSADTASLEGVEFRPLD comes from the coding sequence ATGGCAACGACCGTGACGGCACCCCGTGGCATGCGTGACTTCCTCCCGGCGGACAAGGCCCGGCGCGAGCACGTGCTCGGTGTCGTGCGGGACGTCTACTCGCGACACGGTTTCGACGAGATCGAGACCCCGGTGGTCGAGGACGCTGCGCGGCTGCACTCCGGACTCGGCGGTGACAACGAGAAGCTGGCCTTCGCGGTGATGAAGCGCGGGCTCACCACCGACGACCTGCGGGCGGCCGAAGCACCGCTGGACCTCGCCGACCTCGGTCTCCGGTTCGACCTGACGGTCCCGCTGGCCCGGTTCTACGCCTCCCACCGCGCGGAGCTGCCGTCGGTGTTCCGATCCGTGCAGATCGCCCCGGTCTGGCGTGCCGAGCGCCCGCAGAAGGGCCGCTACCGCCAGTTCGTGCAGTGCGACATCGACATCCTGGGTGAGCCGGGGCAGCTCGCCGAGATCGAGCTCATCCGCGCGACGACCGCGGCCCTCGACGCCCTCGGGGTCAGCGGGACGACGATCCGGATCAACGACCGCCGGATCCTGCTGGCGCTCCTCGCGTCGTGGGGGATCACCGGGACGGCCGCCGCCGACCGCGCGCTCATCACGATCGACAAGCTCGACAAGATCGGCGCGGACGGCGTCGCGGCGGAACTCCGCAGCACCGTGGGCGCCGACCTGCCCGGGCTCGAGGAGACCATCCGCGCACTCGAGGCCGCCGACTGGACGTCGGTCGAGGGGGCGCCGTGGCTCGACGCCGAGGCCTTCGCCGACCTGCTCCGCCTGCGCGAGGCGCTCCCCGGGGTGGACCTGCGCTTCGACCCGACGCTCGTGCGCGGCATGGGCTACTACACGGGCACGATCTTCGAGGTCGCGCACCCCGACTTCGGCTACAGCCTCGGTGGCGGCGGCCGGTACGACGGGATGATCGGCCGGTTCCTCGGGCAGGACGTCCCCGCGGTCGGGTTCTCGCTCGGGTTCGAGCGGCTCGTCGACCTCGTGACCCTCCCGGAGTCCGCCGAGGCCGACGCCGTCGTGCTCGTGTACGACAAGGACGTCGACCCGGTCCGGCTCGCCGCGCTGAAGACCGAGGCGATGGCGTCCCACCGACGCGTCCGGCTCGAGCGCCGCACGAAGAACACGAAGAACCTGCTCGCCGGCCTCGCCGCCCAGGGCTTCACGGCGTTCGCGACCGTCTCGGCGGACACCGCGTCGCTCGAGGGCGTCGAGTTCCGCCCGCTCGACTGA
- the eno gene encoding phosphopyruvate hydratase — translation MALIDAVGAREVLDSRGNPTVEVEVLLDDGVVSRALVPSGASTGAFEAYELRDGDASRYGGKGVLKAVDAVLDEIGPALEGFDATDQRLVDAALIELDGTENKSRLGANAILGASLAVARAAADSVDLPLFRYLGGPNAHTLPVPLMNVVNGGAHADTNVDIQEFFLVPYGAESFSEALRWGVETYHALKGELKKQGLATGLGDEGGFAPELASNRAALDFLLTAIEKAGYTPGKDIAVGLDVASTEFFSDGKYQFEGKQLSSQEFTSYFAELVANYPLVTIEDPLAEDDWEGWSHLTAELGDKVQIVGDDLFVTNPKRLQRGIDEKAANSILVKVNQIGTLTETLDAVSLAHRHGLTSILSHRSGETEDTTIADIAVAVDGGQIKTGAPARSDRVAKYNQLLRIEEELGDAAVYAGRSAFPRAASL, via the coding sequence GTGGCCCTGATCGATGCCGTAGGCGCACGCGAAGTCCTCGATTCCCGAGGCAACCCGACGGTCGAGGTCGAGGTCCTCCTCGACGACGGCGTCGTGTCCCGCGCGCTCGTCCCGTCCGGTGCATCCACCGGCGCGTTCGAGGCGTACGAGCTGCGCGACGGCGACGCCTCGCGCTACGGCGGCAAGGGCGTGCTCAAGGCCGTCGACGCCGTCCTCGACGAGATCGGCCCGGCGCTCGAGGGCTTCGACGCCACCGACCAGCGCCTCGTCGACGCCGCGCTCATCGAGCTCGACGGCACCGAGAACAAGTCCCGCCTCGGCGCGAACGCGATCCTCGGTGCCTCGCTCGCCGTCGCCCGTGCCGCGGCCGACTCGGTCGACCTGCCGCTCTTCCGCTACCTCGGCGGCCCGAACGCGCACACGCTGCCCGTCCCGCTGATGAACGTCGTCAACGGTGGTGCCCACGCGGACACCAACGTCGACATCCAGGAGTTCTTCCTGGTGCCCTACGGCGCCGAGTCCTTCTCCGAGGCACTCCGATGGGGCGTCGAGACGTACCACGCCCTCAAGGGTGAGCTGAAGAAGCAGGGCCTGGCCACCGGCCTCGGCGACGAGGGCGGCTTCGCGCCGGAGCTCGCGTCGAACCGCGCGGCGCTCGACTTCCTGCTCACCGCGATCGAGAAGGCCGGCTACACGCCCGGCAAGGACATCGCCGTCGGCCTCGACGTCGCGTCCACCGAGTTCTTCTCGGACGGCAAGTACCAGTTCGAGGGCAAGCAGCTCTCGAGCCAGGAGTTCACCTCCTACTTCGCCGAGCTCGTCGCGAACTACCCCCTCGTCACCATCGAGGACCCGCTGGCCGAGGACGACTGGGAGGGCTGGTCGCACCTGACCGCCGAGCTCGGCGACAAGGTCCAGATCGTCGGCGACGACCTGTTCGTCACCAACCCGAAGCGTCTGCAGCGGGGCATCGACGAGAAGGCCGCGAACTCGATCCTCGTCAAGGTCAACCAGATCGGCACGCTCACCGAGACCCTCGACGCGGTCTCGCTCGCGCACCGTCACGGCCTGACCTCGATCCTGTCGCACCGCTCCGGCGAGACCGAGGACACCACGATCGCGGACATCGCGGTCGCGGTCGACGGTGGCCAGATCAAGACCGGTGCCCCGGCCCGCTCGGACCGTGTCGCGAAGTACAACCAGCTGCTCCGCATCGAGGAAGAGCTCGGCGACGCCGCGGTGTACGCCGGTCGCTCGGCCTTCCCGCGCGCCGCGTCGCTGTAA
- a CDS encoding FtsB family cell division protein, whose product MPSQKPRVRRVPVALPDGSTPAQPWYRSIHFSGFSLLMLAIIVLFVVVLAPSLRTLIQQQEQIAQQQQEVASQKADVAQKKQDVARWDDPAYIEAQARDRLLYVYPGEESYLVMGAEDGAADTTPTTDSGTPVSAKVQTPKVDWVQAMLSSVLQSGLTDERAADLVAPDVSGTGESK is encoded by the coding sequence GTGCCCAGCCAGAAGCCCCGCGTCCGCCGCGTCCCCGTGGCGTTGCCCGACGGCAGCACGCCCGCGCAGCCCTGGTACCGCTCGATCCACTTCTCCGGGTTCAGCCTGCTCATGCTCGCGATCATCGTGCTCTTCGTGGTGGTGCTCGCGCCGTCGCTCCGGACGCTCATCCAGCAGCAGGAGCAGATCGCCCAGCAGCAGCAGGAGGTCGCGAGCCAGAAGGCCGACGTCGCGCAGAAGAAGCAGGACGTCGCGCGCTGGGACGACCCGGCGTACATCGAGGCACAGGCCCGCGATCGGCTGCTCTACGTGTACCCGGGCGAGGAGAGCTACCTCGTGATGGGCGCCGAGGACGGGGCCGCCGACACGACCCCCACCACCGACTCGGGCACCCCCGTGAGCGCGAAGGTGCAGACGCCCAAGGTCGACTGGGTGCAGGCGATGCTCTCGTCGGTGCTGCAGTCCGGGCTCACCGACGAGCGGGCAGCCGACCTCGTCGCCCCCGACGTCTCCGGGACGGGCGAGAGCAAGTAG
- a CDS encoding DUF501 domain-containing protein, which translates to MTTPPFDPPSDHDVQVVSAQLGRPARDVIGIAARCVCGNPTVVSTKPRLSNGTPFPTFYYLCHPAATAAVSTLEANQVMPELAALLEDPEVAAQYRAAHESYLADRESIEHVDEIDGISAGGMPTRVKCLHALVGHALAAGPGVNPIGDLALERADWSPSRCTCRAYDDGADAGVGAGGGEV; encoded by the coding sequence GTGACGACCCCTCCCTTCGACCCGCCCTCCGACCACGACGTCCAGGTCGTGTCGGCGCAGCTCGGCCGACCGGCACGTGACGTCATCGGGATCGCGGCACGCTGCGTCTGTGGCAACCCCACCGTCGTCTCCACGAAGCCCCGGCTGTCGAACGGCACCCCGTTCCCGACGTTCTACTACCTGTGCCACCCCGCGGCCACCGCTGCGGTCAGCACCCTCGAGGCCAACCAGGTCATGCCCGAGCTGGCAGCCCTGCTCGAGGACCCCGAAGTCGCCGCGCAGTACCGCGCGGCCCACGAGTCCTACCTGGCCGATCGCGAGTCGATCGAACACGTCGACGAGATCGACGGCATCAGCGCCGGTGGCATGCCCACCCGCGTGAAGTGCCTGCACGCCCTCGTCGGCCACGCCCTCGCCGCCGGACCCGGCGTCAACCCCATCGGTGACCTCGCGCTCGAGCGCGCGGACTGGTCGCCCTCCCGGTGTACATGCCGGGCGTATGATGACGGTGCAGACGCTGGAGTCGGGGCGGGTGGCGGCGAAGTCTGA
- a CDS encoding NAD(P)/FAD-dependent oxidoreductase, producing MPKILVVGGGYAGFYTAWKLEKHLRQGEAEVVMVDPLPYMTYQPFLPEVAAGSIEPRHAVVAHRRHLKKTRVVTAKVTGVDHATKTATITPTEGEAWEESYDQIVMTAGAVSRTFPIPGVADEAIGLKTIEEAASIRDRILSNFHKAANLPAGPERDRLLTVVVVGGGFAGIEVFAELRSFVTDLLKSHPQLSFDDTHFHLVEAMGRIMPEVSLETSHWVLKNLAERGATVHLETQLASAVGGVCELKTSDGAIETIPSDLIIWTAGVMANPMVKGTDFPLEQRGRIRVQPDLRVVDDNGVIADAWACGDVAAVPDLTGGGVGGFCVPNAQHAVRQAKQLAKNVVATIRGEATTDYKHENLGAVAGLGLGTGVFQSGKFAMKGFLAWGAHRGYHGLAMPSWERKWRVIGDWVGGFFLGRDIVSLDDRETPRAAFEAFASRPKPAAEAPAAPAAAQAPEEGKVAGAAGPVYGEPAKDVSNAAEPVTAPADAK from the coding sequence GTGCCCAAGATCCTCGTCGTCGGCGGCGGTTACGCCGGTTTCTACACCGCATGGAAGCTCGAGAAGCACCTTCGCCAGGGCGAAGCCGAGGTCGTCATGGTGGACCCGCTGCCGTACATGACGTACCAGCCGTTCCTGCCCGAGGTCGCCGCCGGTTCCATCGAGCCGCGTCACGCGGTCGTCGCGCACCGTCGTCACCTCAAGAAGACCCGCGTCGTCACGGCGAAGGTCACCGGGGTCGACCACGCCACCAAGACGGCGACGATCACCCCGACCGAGGGCGAGGCGTGGGAGGAGTCCTACGACCAGATCGTCATGACCGCCGGCGCGGTGTCCCGCACGTTCCCGATCCCGGGCGTCGCGGACGAGGCCATCGGCCTGAAGACCATCGAGGAAGCCGCGTCGATCCGCGACCGCATCCTCAGCAACTTCCACAAGGCGGCGAACCTGCCGGCCGGTCCCGAGCGCGACCGCCTGCTCACCGTCGTCGTCGTCGGTGGTGGCTTCGCCGGCATCGAGGTGTTCGCCGAGCTCCGCTCCTTCGTCACCGACCTGCTGAAGAGCCACCCGCAGCTGTCCTTCGACGACACGCACTTCCACCTGGTCGAGGCGATGGGCCGCATCATGCCCGAGGTCTCGCTCGAGACCTCGCACTGGGTGCTCAAGAACCTCGCCGAGCGGGGCGCGACCGTGCACCTCGAGACCCAGCTGGCCTCGGCCGTCGGTGGCGTCTGCGAGCTCAAGACGAGCGACGGAGCGATCGAGACGATCCCGTCCGACCTCATCATCTGGACCGCCGGTGTCATGGCGAACCCGATGGTCAAGGGCACCGACTTCCCGCTCGAGCAGCGTGGCCGCATCCGCGTGCAGCCCGACCTGCGCGTGGTCGACGACAACGGCGTGATCGCCGACGCATGGGCCTGCGGCGACGTCGCAGCCGTGCCGGACCTGACCGGTGGCGGTGTCGGCGGGTTCTGCGTGCCGAACGCCCAGCACGCCGTGCGCCAGGCCAAGCAGCTCGCGAAGAACGTCGTCGCGACCATCCGTGGCGAGGCGACGACCGATTACAAGCACGAGAACCTCGGCGCCGTCGCCGGCCTCGGCCTGGGAACCGGTGTGTTCCAGTCCGGCAAGTTCGCCATGAAGGGCTTCCTGGCCTGGGGTGCGCACCGCGGCTACCACGGCCTGGCCATGCCGTCGTGGGAGCGCAAGTGGCGCGTCATCGGCGACTGGGTCGGTGGCTTCTTCCTCGGCCGCGACATCGTGTCGCTCGACGACCGCGAGACCCCCCGTGCCGCGTTCGAGGCGTTCGCGTCCCGTCCGAAGCCCGCTGCCGAGGCTCCGGCCGCGCCCGCCGCAGCCCAGGCTCCGGAAGAGGGCAAGGTCGCCGGTGCCGCCGGCCCCGTCTACGGCGAACCCGCGAAGGACGTCTCCAACGCCGCCGAGCCGGTGACGGCCCCGGCCGACGCCAAGTAG
- a CDS encoding threonine/serine exporter family protein gives MVGLGSALANLQNALRRPEAHVEVVDGESVPVGMLLGTLGALLLDAGSSVTDVRSALEKARDAAGVGPTLAIGVLPALVMVSEVSTGAATIVNAEGVELSSRQAARANRVVLGLESGSIALAEIPARVRAIRAGTVPPPALPWILGNALTSAGLAVVFRCPWWAIVLALVVGGLVGVIGLVLRRFREAVAIIPFLAAFVSTAIVGLVAAGTGFEQVPLFAVCAPVAVFVPGALITNALLELTAADIVTGSSRLVQGLIMLGFMAAGIASGSALTGLHVDPSSAALVGEVAGVGTDLAGWESVPAYWVSWVAVVVLAVGLGLVFRSGWRLTLVSVAVMVTAYAVVSTTTPLWGSVVATGAAAALLFVATRLLERLVPAIPATVSFFPAFLLLVPGTVGLVAVATFDPEALSTPLATFVSLCIGTKIGGLLPGLFARNAPRRAVDATS, from the coding sequence GTGGTCGGACTCGGAAGCGCACTCGCCAACCTGCAGAACGCCCTCCGCCGACCGGAGGCCCACGTCGAGGTCGTCGACGGCGAGAGCGTCCCGGTCGGCATGCTCCTCGGCACCCTCGGAGCCCTGCTCCTGGACGCCGGCAGCTCCGTCACCGACGTCCGGTCGGCGCTCGAGAAGGCGCGGGACGCCGCCGGGGTCGGACCGACGCTCGCGATCGGCGTCCTGCCCGCCCTGGTGATGGTGAGCGAGGTCTCGACGGGCGCCGCCACCATCGTCAACGCCGAGGGCGTCGAACTGTCCTCCCGCCAGGCCGCCCGCGCCAACCGCGTCGTGCTCGGGCTCGAGAGCGGCTCCATCGCCCTCGCCGAGATCCCGGCCCGCGTCCGGGCCATCCGCGCCGGCACCGTCCCGCCACCCGCCCTGCCGTGGATCCTCGGCAACGCCCTGACCTCCGCCGGCCTGGCCGTCGTCTTCCGGTGCCCGTGGTGGGCGATCGTGCTGGCGCTCGTCGTCGGTGGCCTGGTCGGCGTGATCGGACTGGTGCTCCGACGCTTCCGCGAGGCCGTGGCGATCATCCCGTTCCTGGCCGCGTTCGTGTCGACGGCGATCGTCGGCCTGGTCGCCGCGGGCACCGGGTTCGAGCAGGTCCCGCTCTTCGCGGTCTGCGCCCCGGTGGCGGTGTTCGTCCCGGGCGCGCTCATCACCAACGCGTTGCTCGAACTCACCGCCGCGGACATCGTCACCGGGTCGTCGCGGCTGGTGCAGGGCCTCATCATGCTCGGCTTCATGGCCGCCGGCATCGCGTCCGGCAGCGCCCTGACCGGGTTGCACGTCGACCCGTCGTCGGCCGCGCTCGTCGGCGAGGTCGCGGGGGTCGGCACGGACCTGGCCGGCTGGGAGTCCGTGCCGGCGTACTGGGTGTCGTGGGTCGCCGTCGTGGTGCTCGCGGTCGGGCTCGGTCTGGTGTTCCGGTCCGGGTGGCGCCTGACGCTCGTGTCGGTGGCGGTCATGGTCACCGCCTACGCCGTGGTGAGCACGACGACGCCGCTCTGGGGCAGCGTCGTCGCGACCGGTGCCGCAGCGGCGCTGCTGTTCGTCGCGACCCGGTTGCTCGAGCGGCTCGTGCCGGCGATCCCGGCGACGGTGTCGTTCTTCCCGGCGTTCCTGCTGCTCGTGCCGGGGACGGTCGGGCTCGTGGCGGTTGCCACCTTCGATCCCGAGGCGCTCTCGACCCCGCTCGCGACCTTCGTCAGCCTGTGCATCGGGACGAAGATCGGCGGGCTCCTACCTGGGCTCTTCGCCCGCAACGCGCCCCGGCGCGCGGTGGACGCGACCAGCTGA
- a CDS encoding class I adenylate-forming enzyme family protein yields MHRTTAAGAMMTDTRPDTGTPTRSDYDATRFREVFEGSFTYANGFVRNTHRFAGRLALREPESDRSWTYAELGDVVDRIAGWLVRHGGGRGSVVMVELFNTPEFAMLYLACHRIGAVFSPTNFRLAPDEVAFIIEDSAPAVLVHDTERTTAIAAALGSSPHRPDQVVPVGGDHDRFAELLASEPLSPDELATIGPRSTYDESTRLYTSGTTGRPKPVPLPSLVEVLSAHDVVMHFPLSPFDKTLNMSPLFHRGGLYSGGPNPVFYVGAELTTLRHFDADRVLDLVESERLTFLIGAPPNLVQLADAQERQARDLSSLNGIVTMGAPLDRAAALRYQELLSPRIFNGYGTTETFWNTFLRPEDFPDGAGSTGRASTDDDVAVVRVHEDRLADPTDTVAKDGAEIGEFAVRTVKSGYSYRNPGLEAEKFANGWFYPGDLATWDEHERVTIVGRKDDMVISGGENVHPVQVEAVLQEHPGVADSIVVGVPDPRWGEVVTAYVVRAGDRLPADDAEAAAVLEEWTGSHPGLARYKRPRRYRFVTDVPYNATGKKVHYLAKDTAAADQAAGRLIEP; encoded by the coding sequence GTGCACCGCACGACCGCGGCAGGAGCGATGATGACCGACACCCGACCCGACACCGGCACCCCCACGCGGTCCGACTACGACGCGACGCGCTTCCGCGAGGTGTTCGAGGGCAGCTTCACCTACGCGAACGGCTTCGTCCGCAACACCCACCGCTTCGCCGGCCGACTCGCTCTGCGCGAGCCGGAGTCGGACCGCTCGTGGACCTACGCCGAGCTCGGCGACGTCGTCGACCGGATCGCCGGGTGGCTCGTCCGGCACGGTGGCGGACGGGGTTCGGTCGTGATGGTCGAGCTGTTCAACACACCCGAGTTCGCGATGCTCTACCTGGCCTGCCACCGCATCGGCGCGGTGTTCTCGCCGACGAACTTCCGGCTCGCCCCCGACGAGGTCGCGTTCATCATCGAGGACTCCGCACCCGCCGTCCTGGTGCACGACACCGAGCGGACGACTGCCATCGCCGCCGCGCTCGGGTCGTCGCCGCACCGGCCGGACCAGGTCGTCCCGGTCGGCGGCGACCACGACCGGTTCGCCGAGCTGCTCGCGTCCGAGCCCCTCTCACCGGACGAGCTCGCGACGATCGGTCCGCGCAGCACCTACGACGAGTCCACCCGGCTCTACACCTCGGGCACCACCGGTCGGCCGAAGCCGGTGCCGCTGCCGAGCCTGGTCGAGGTGCTCAGCGCGCACGACGTGGTCATGCACTTCCCGCTCAGTCCGTTCGACAAGACGCTCAACATGTCGCCGCTGTTCCACCGCGGCGGCCTGTACTCGGGCGGCCCGAACCCGGTGTTCTACGTCGGCGCGGAACTCACGACCCTGCGCCACTTCGACGCCGACCGGGTGCTCGACCTGGTCGAGTCCGAACGCCTGACGTTCCTGATCGGCGCTCCGCCGAACCTGGTGCAGCTCGCCGACGCGCAGGAACGTCAGGCGCGGGACCTGTCGAGTCTGAACGGCATCGTCACGATGGGCGCACCGCTCGACCGCGCCGCGGCCCTGCGCTACCAGGAGCTGCTGTCGCCGCGGATCTTCAACGGCTACGGCACCACCGAGACCTTCTGGAACACGTTCCTCCGGCCAGAGGACTTCCCGGACGGCGCCGGTTCGACCGGTCGCGCATCGACGGACGACGACGTCGCCGTCGTCCGCGTGCACGAGGACCGTCTGGCAGACCCGACCGACACGGTGGCGAAGGACGGCGCCGAGATCGGCGAGTTCGCCGTGCGGACCGTGAAGTCCGGCTACTCGTACCGGAACCCCGGGCTCGAGGCCGAGAAGTTCGCGAACGGCTGGTTCTACCCCGGCGACCTCGCCACGTGGGACGAACACGAGCGGGTGACGATCGTGGGCCGCAAGGACGACATGGTCATCTCCGGCGGCGAGAACGTGCACCCCGTCCAGGTCGAGGCGGTGCTGCAGGAGCACCCCGGGGTCGCCGACTCCATCGTGGTGGGCGTGCCGGACCCGCGGTGGGGCGAGGTCGTCACGGCGTACGTCGTCCGTGCCGGCGATCGGCTGCCGGCCGACGACGCCGAGGCAGCCGCCGTGCTCGAGGAGTGGACCGGATCCCATCCGGGCCTCGCCCGGTACAAGCGCCCGCGGCGGTACCGCTTCGTCACGGACGTCCCCTACAACGCCACCGGCAAGAAGGTGCACTACCTGGCGAAGGACACGGCCGCGGCGGACCAGGCAGCCGGCCGGCTGATCGAGCCGTAG